A single window of Paenibacillus sp. FSL H8-0537 DNA harbors:
- a CDS encoding alpha/beta hydrolase-fold protein yields the protein MAMMQVHFYSKSLRREVTFNALIPLDKFEIPGQAIAEKKTMKALYLLNGYSGSCMDWISYTRIRELSNNHQIAVFMPSGENHFYVDDPSKGELFGEYVGNELVAFTREMFPLSVRREDTFIGGLSMGGYGAIRNGLKYAGNFSKIMAFSSAILPYQIAGAAEDYRDGVADYNYFTRVFGDLNQLLGSDKDPEALILNLKRSNEEIPRIYMACGTEDFLLDVNQKFHNFLVSENVEISYTESPGAHTWDFWNVYLEKAILWALDDEK from the coding sequence ATGGCAATGATGCAGGTTCATTTTTATTCAAAATCGCTGAGAAGAGAAGTCACTTTTAATGCGCTGATTCCATTAGACAAGTTTGAAATACCGGGTCAAGCGATAGCGGAGAAAAAAACGATGAAGGCACTCTATTTATTGAATGGTTATTCGGGAAGCTGCATGGACTGGATTAGCTACACAAGAATTAGGGAGCTATCCAATAACCATCAAATCGCGGTGTTCATGCCATCCGGAGAAAATCATTTTTATGTGGATGACCCGAGCAAAGGTGAATTGTTCGGAGAATATGTCGGCAATGAGCTGGTCGCCTTTACACGAGAAATGTTCCCTTTGTCGGTAAGAAGAGAGGATACCTTTATTGGCGGTTTATCCATGGGCGGCTACGGTGCGATCCGCAATGGCTTGAAGTATGCCGGGAATTTCAGCAAAATTATGGCGTTCTCCTCTGCCATTTTACCCTATCAAATTGCGGGAGCTGCGGAGGATTATCGGGATGGAGTAGCCGATTACAACTATTTTACACGGGTATTCGGCGACTTAAATCAACTGCTAGGGAGCGATAAAGATCCGGAAGCGCTGATTTTAAACCTAAAAAGAAGCAACGAGGAGATTCCTCGTATTTATATGGCTTGCGGTACCGAGGATTTTCTACTCGACGTCAATCAGAAGTTCCATAACTTTCTGGTTTCTGAAAATGTTGAAATCTCGTATACGGAAAGCCCTGGTGCCCATACGTGGGACTTTTGGAATGTTTACCTCGAAAAAGCTATTCTTTGGGCGCTGGATGATGAAAAATAA
- a CDS encoding AraC family transcriptional regulator gives MMAATFIPPILGQCISEAIVPDVKTTINLFGMHLRKVSGQWDYPVHTHPQYEINYVLEGEQLFIVNDRPYIQQAGALMFLQPGASHASKSGNGKPFTYFCLHFDIDDRMFLSLLSRLDSVLFDTDSNVVQQLRPALNKVIEMSSQLAEHSAVKLTERMRLQSAVFELFGQLWEALSAEADLHSSVSYEKVQLAHQIRDKLQGLIYQQFKQDAAAVNQHYGIDDIAAELGISVSHCNRVFRKVFEISPRVFLSKEMLHEAKVLLNDPQMSISQISAILGYRDISHFSRQFKRWHGASPSEYRRSNDEKNRTAAAMDENES, from the coding sequence ATGATGGCAGCCACTTTTATACCGCCTATACTGGGGCAATGCATTAGCGAAGCTATTGTTCCCGATGTCAAAACAACGATAAACCTGTTTGGCATGCATTTGCGCAAAGTAAGCGGACAATGGGATTACCCTGTGCATACCCATCCCCAATATGAAATCAATTACGTGCTTGAGGGCGAGCAATTGTTTATCGTCAATGACCGTCCTTATATCCAGCAGGCTGGGGCTCTCATGTTCCTTCAGCCAGGCGCCTCTCACGCCAGTAAAAGCGGGAACGGCAAGCCGTTCACTTATTTTTGCCTGCATTTTGACATCGATGATCGCATGTTTTTATCCTTATTAAGTCGGCTCGATTCTGTCCTTTTTGATACCGACAGCAATGTCGTCCAGCAATTAAGGCCCGCTCTCAATAAAGTTATCGAAATGTCCAGCCAGCTCGCTGAACATTCCGCAGTTAAGCTTACGGAACGGATGCGGCTTCAATCCGCTGTTTTTGAGCTATTCGGCCAGCTCTGGGAAGCCCTTTCTGCGGAAGCCGACCTCCACTCTTCTGTCTCCTATGAGAAAGTCCAGCTGGCTCATCAAATTCGCGACAAGCTGCAGGGACTTATCTACCAGCAATTCAAGCAGGATGCTGCTGCAGTTAACCAGCATTACGGCATTGACGACATTGCGGCCGAGCTTGGCATCAGTGTCTCCCACTGCAACCGCGTGTTTAGGAAGGTTTTTGAAATATCGCCGCGCGTGTTTCTCTCAAAGGAGATGCTGCATGAGGCGAAGGTGCTGCTTAACGATCCGCAAATGTCAATCAGCCAAATTTCCGCGATTCTCGGCTACCGCGATATTTCGCATTTTAGCCGGCAGTTCAAGCGCTGGCATGGTGCTTCGCCGAGTGAGTATCGACGTTCGAATGACGAAAAAAATAGGACAGCGGCAGCCATGGATGAGAACGAATCCTAG
- a CDS encoding glycoside hydrolase family 52 protein, which yields MANQNKFYNVQHSPIGAFSSFTLGFKGKKGGLASELGKPADQNIYIGMQARDGSVYEALPFFEAAADESSRYDVEKVEPSDKDQQATAKLRAFNDDQISRTLGAGTDTWQAGDVMLRIYSPVRSVPDPATASPEELKQAIVPAVFAELTLDNSKGSASRRGFIGYEGSDPYSAMRRLGDTSGGQFEGIGQGRLTAIACDADDVQSALGFTMEKILDERYEHNYAFGLGGTGAILMEVPPGETRTYKFAICFYRDGIVTTGIEASYAYTRYFKNINSVAAYALEHFQELTLSCQHADQWINDSKLSVDQKFMLSHAIHSYYGSTQMLDHDGKALWIVNEGEYRMMNTLDLTVDQLFFELIMNPWTVRNELELFVERYSYEDQVTFPGEQEPFAGGITFTHDVGVANIFSRPQYSAYELAGLDDCFSYMSHEELVNWLCTALVYMEQTKDAEFTANMLPVIRSCFESMLNRDHPVREQRNGLMALDSTRTQGGAEISTYDSLDTSLGQSRNNIYMAGKCWAAYVALERLFQAEGLLELSAEAGGQADKCAASITAALTDEGYIPAIIGENNHSRIIPAIEGLVFPLFTGCKEALDPNGRFADYLSSLHLHLKTVLVPGVCLFDDGAWKLSSTSNNSWLSKIYLCQFIAREIMDMPWEESGQLADSAHVDWLLHPELSYWCWSDQVLSGQIVGSKYYPRGVTAILWLYEKSADYSLVKSS from the coding sequence TTGGCTAATCAAAATAAATTTTATAATGTTCAGCACTCTCCCATCGGAGCTTTTTCGAGCTTCACCTTGGGCTTCAAGGGAAAGAAGGGCGGACTTGCCTCAGAGCTAGGGAAGCCAGCCGATCAGAACATATATATAGGGATGCAGGCAAGAGATGGAAGCGTTTATGAGGCCTTGCCGTTTTTTGAAGCGGCCGCTGACGAAAGCTCCAGATATGATGTGGAAAAAGTAGAGCCAAGCGATAAGGATCAGCAGGCGACAGCTAAGCTGAGAGCATTTAATGACGATCAAATCTCGCGAACGCTCGGCGCAGGTACAGATACATGGCAGGCGGGCGATGTAATGCTGCGTATTTATTCTCCTGTCCGCTCGGTACCAGATCCGGCAACAGCCAGCCCAGAGGAGCTGAAGCAAGCGATCGTTCCTGCTGTTTTCGCTGAATTGACACTGGACAACAGCAAAGGATCTGCGTCCAGAAGAGGCTTTATTGGGTATGAAGGCAGCGATCCCTACAGTGCGATGCGCAGACTGGGCGATACGAGCGGAGGGCAATTTGAAGGCATCGGGCAAGGCCGCTTGACCGCTATCGCTTGCGATGCGGACGATGTTCAGAGTGCGCTGGGATTTACGATGGAGAAGATTTTGGATGAGCGCTATGAGCATAACTATGCATTTGGCTTGGGCGGAACCGGAGCCATTCTAATGGAGGTGCCGCCGGGCGAGACGCGCACGTACAAGTTTGCGATTTGCTTCTATCGCGATGGCATTGTCACAACAGGCATTGAAGCCTCCTATGCATACACCCGTTATTTTAAAAATATCAACAGCGTGGCTGCGTACGCCTTGGAGCATTTTCAGGAGCTGACTCTCTCTTGTCAGCACGCAGATCAATGGATTAATGATTCCAAGCTTTCGGTCGATCAAAAGTTTATGCTCTCGCACGCTATTCACAGCTATTACGGAAGCACCCAAATGCTGGACCATGACGGCAAAGCGCTATGGATCGTGAATGAAGGCGAATATCGGATGATGAATACGCTGGATTTAACGGTGGATCAGCTGTTTTTTGAATTGATCATGAATCCTTGGACGGTAAGAAACGAATTGGAGCTGTTCGTAGAAAGGTACAGCTACGAGGATCAGGTGACGTTTCCTGGTGAACAGGAGCCATTTGCCGGCGGTATAACGTTCACCCATGATGTCGGCGTGGCGAATATTTTTTCACGTCCGCAATATTCGGCGTATGAGCTGGCGGGGCTGGACGACTGCTTCTCTTATATGTCCCATGAAGAGCTGGTCAATTGGCTTTGTACGGCGCTTGTATATATGGAGCAAACGAAGGATGCGGAGTTTACGGCAAACATGCTGCCGGTCATCCGCTCCTGCTTTGAGAGCATGCTGAACCGGGATCATCCGGTAAGGGAGCAGCGTAACGGACTCATGGCGCTGGACAGCACGCGTACGCAGGGCGGGGCCGAAATTTCCACCTATGACAGTCTGGACACCTCTTTGGGCCAGTCCCGCAACAATATTTATATGGCGGGAAAATGCTGGGCCGCTTACGTGGCGCTCGAGCGCCTGTTCCAAGCAGAAGGCTTGCTAGAATTGTCGGCAGAGGCTGGCGGTCAAGCAGATAAATGTGCGGCGTCCATTACAGCTGCATTGACAGATGAAGGCTATATACCGGCTATTATCGGTGAAAATAATCACTCGCGCATCATTCCTGCGATTGAAGGGCTGGTTTTTCCGCTGTTTACGGGCTGCAAGGAGGCCCTTGATCCAAATGGCAGATTCGCAGACTATTTGAGCAGTCTTCACCTTCATTTGAAAACGGTGCTTGTGCCTGGCGTATGCCTATTTGACGACGGAGCGTGGAAATTATCTTCGACAAGCAATAATTCATGGCTTAGCAAAATTTATTTATGCCAATTTATTGCTCGGGAAATTATGGATATGCCGTGGGAGGAGAGCGGTCAGCTTGCCGATTCGGCTCATGTCGATTGGCTGCTGCATCCTGAATTGTCCTATTGGTGCTGGAGCGACCAGGTATTGTCCGGTCAAATTGTAGGCAGCAAATATTACCCCCGCGGCGTGACCGCCATTTTGTGGCTATATGAGAAGTCGGCTGACTATTCGCTTGTCAAAAGCAGCTAA
- a CDS encoding alpha-glucuronidase family glycosyl hydrolase: MNETARKHKSAESGYHAWLSYNKALPGAQLEQYRQWGGAIVSLEEQETIQAAAAELKLGLEAMLGHSVSAAAEQGQRYISLGTFDSLNVRYPSLFSEKDIQAAKAEGFVIRTSFAHSCLAIGAASPAGVLYGVFHLLRLIGTGAAIDELELVSAPVNGLRMINHWDNFDGSIERGYAGSSFLYQNNRFTEDQERLRDYARMMASVGINAIAINNVNVHQEETLFITPTYLPQVAKLADIFRVYGIRLYLSINFASPIQIGGLATADPLDQNVQAWWSNKASEIYAAIPDFGGFLVKADSENRPGPFTYDRDHAEGANMLAEALEPHGGIVIWRCFVYNCKQDWRDRTTDRARAAYDHFKPLDGKFNDNVVLQIKNGPLDFQVREPVSPLFGALAHTNQLIEFQITQEYTGQQRHLCYLVPQWKEILEFNTYAGGKQAPVKRVVDGSLWGNSINGMAAVTNVGADSNWSGHLLAQVNLYGYGRLAWNPDLTAEQIASEWIQLTLTLDTAVHDVARGLLMDSWSIYESYTAPLGIGWMVNPNHHYGPNVDGYEYSPWGTYHFADNKGLGVDRTVQTGTGYTAQYMGANAEVYNSLEHCPDELLLFFHHVPYTHVLHSGKTVIQHIYDTHFEGVERAAQLRAAWSTLEGQLEEGLYLQVEERLREQARHAEEWRDQINTYFWRKSGIEDEHHRKIY, translated from the coding sequence ATGAATGAGACTGCAAGGAAACATAAGTCAGCGGAAAGCGGCTATCATGCTTGGCTAAGCTATAACAAGGCTTTGCCAGGTGCGCAATTGGAGCAGTATCGGCAGTGGGGCGGCGCAATCGTTTCCTTGGAAGAACAGGAGACGATTCAGGCTGCGGCGGCTGAACTAAAGCTCGGCCTGGAAGCTATGCTGGGCCATTCCGTGTCAGCCGCTGCCGAGCAGGGGCAGCGTTATATCTCGCTCGGAACGTTTGATTCCTTAAATGTGCGCTATCCAAGCTTGTTTAGCGAAAAAGATATTCAGGCTGCAAAAGCGGAAGGGTTCGTTATTCGCACAAGTTTTGCTCATTCCTGTCTAGCAATCGGTGCTGCATCTCCAGCAGGTGTGCTTTATGGCGTATTTCATTTGCTGAGACTTATAGGTACAGGCGCGGCAATCGATGAGCTTGAGCTCGTCAGCGCTCCGGTAAACGGACTGCGGATGATTAATCATTGGGATAATTTCGACGGCAGCATTGAGCGTGGTTATGCCGGAAGCTCTTTTTTGTATCAAAATAATCGTTTTACGGAGGATCAGGAGCGGCTGCGCGATTACGCGAGAATGATGGCTTCGGTGGGCATTAATGCGATTGCGATTAACAATGTCAATGTTCATCAGGAGGAGACGCTGTTTATTACGCCGACCTACCTGCCGCAAGTGGCGAAGCTCGCTGATATTTTTCGAGTTTACGGCATTCGCTTGTACCTCAGCATCAATTTCGCGAGTCCGATTCAGATCGGCGGGCTTGCGACGGCTGATCCGCTGGATCAGAATGTGCAAGCCTGGTGGAGCAATAAAGCTTCGGAAATTTACGCAGCCATACCGGATTTTGGCGGTTTTCTGGTTAAAGCCGATTCTGAAAATCGTCCGGGTCCCTTTACGTATGACCGCGACCATGCAGAGGGAGCCAATATGCTGGCAGAAGCGCTGGAGCCGCATGGCGGCATCGTCATTTGGCGCTGCTTTGTTTACAACTGCAAGCAGGATTGGCGTGACCGCACGACCGACCGTGCGCGGGCGGCGTATGACCATTTTAAACCGCTGGATGGAAAATTTAACGATAATGTCGTGCTGCAAATTAAGAACGGTCCGCTTGATTTTCAGGTCAGAGAGCCTGTATCGCCGCTCTTTGGCGCACTTGCACATACGAATCAGTTAATTGAATTTCAAATTACACAGGAGTATACAGGGCAGCAGCGGCATCTGTGTTATCTTGTTCCTCAATGGAAGGAAATTTTGGAGTTTAATACGTATGCAGGTGGTAAGCAGGCTCCGGTCAAGCGTGTAGTGGACGGCTCCTTGTGGGGCAACTCGATAAACGGGATGGCAGCCGTCACTAATGTAGGAGCAGACTCAAACTGGAGCGGGCATTTGCTGGCTCAAGTTAATTTGTATGGCTACGGCAGGCTGGCATGGAACCCGGATTTAACGGCTGAACAAATTGCGAGTGAGTGGATACAGCTTACCCTAACTTTGGATACAGCCGTTCATGATGTCGCTCGCGGACTGCTGATGGATTCGTGGAGCATTTATGAGTCGTATACCGCACCGCTTGGCATTGGCTGGATGGTCAATCCGAACCATCATTACGGTCCTAACGTCGATGGTTATGAATATTCGCCGTGGGGAACGTATCATTTTGCAGACAACAAAGGATTAGGCGTTGACCGTACGGTGCAGACCGGGACCGGATACACTGCGCAATATATGGGGGCGAATGCGGAAGTCTATAATTCGCTGGAGCATTGTCCGGATGAGCTGCTGCTATTTTTTCATCATGTTCCGTATACACATGTCCTTCATTCCGGAAAGACGGTCATTCAGCATATATATGATACTCATTTTGAAGGGGTGGAGCGGGCGGCGCAATTGCGGGCAGCTTGGAGCACCCTAGAGGGGCAGTTAGAGGAAGGGCTGTACTTGCAGGTAGAGGAGCGTTTGCGGGAGCAGGCTCGGCATGCTGAGGAATGGCGGGATCAAATCAATACGTACTTCTGGCGCAAAAGCGGCATAGAAGATGAGCATCACCGCAAAATCTATTAA
- a CDS encoding Nif3-like dinuclear metal center hexameric protein, with product MNITIGHVMKDLKADLEVPASTVDRLLFGQEHTVVKGIVTAFSASQFIIERASALGANLIVSHEGIFYSHHKAGDWHRNDAVVEAKAAAIEQADVGIFRFHDYMHRYQPDPVMIGLLRKLGWVAAEMQATGAIVDIPAMQLGDVAEYLKSRLHIPYVRVAGESTMMCKRVGVLVGYSGGGSSAIPLLQQENVDLIIAGEGPEWETPEYIRDALHQGHSKALIMLGHAESEAPGMEYLAEWLTEKYPKLPVYFLADDPVFRVF from the coding sequence ATGAACATTACCATTGGACATGTGATGAAAGATTTGAAAGCAGACCTAGAGGTCCCTGCTTCTACCGTTGATAGATTGCTCTTTGGGCAAGAGCATACCGTAGTCAAAGGGATTGTTACAGCCTTTTCAGCCTCGCAATTTATTATTGAGCGGGCGTCTGCTTTGGGCGCCAATTTAATCGTATCGCACGAGGGGATTTTTTATAGCCACCATAAGGCCGGAGATTGGCATCGCAACGATGCTGTTGTAGAGGCCAAAGCGGCTGCTATTGAACAAGCAGATGTCGGCATTTTTCGCTTTCATGATTATATGCATCGCTACCAGCCGGACCCTGTCATGATCGGATTGCTGCGTAAGCTCGGTTGGGTCGCTGCCGAAATGCAAGCAACAGGGGCCATTGTGGACATACCAGCCATGCAGCTGGGAGATGTAGCCGAATATTTGAAGAGCAGGCTGCACATTCCCTATGTGCGGGTCGCAGGCGAATCCACGATGATGTGCAAACGTGTAGGGGTTTTGGTAGGGTACAGTGGGGGCGGAAGCTCGGCGATCCCCTTGCTCCAGCAAGAAAATGTGGATTTAATTATAGCTGGCGAAGGACCTGAGTGGGAAACGCCAGAATATATAAGGGATGCGCTGCACCAAGGGCACAGCAAAGCTTTAATTATGCTCGGACATGCCGAGAGCGAAGCGCCGGGGATGGAATATTTAGCTGAATGGCTAACGGAGAAGTATCCGAAGCTTCCGGTTTATTTTTTGGCAGATGACCCTGTATTCCGAGTGTTCTAA
- a CDS encoding DUF6809 family protein: MRSLLEELYHGDLRPIEKRILRDATYIQMNQKIAEALETWRKQHTDEEFSQLEALLDLYAQTHTMELTSTFTYGFRLGAGIMTEVLTGKDELARKLGTCPENLA, encoded by the coding sequence ATGAGAAGCCTTTTAGAAGAACTTTATCATGGAGATCTGCGTCCCATAGAAAAAAGAATACTGAGGGATGCGACATATATACAAATGAATCAAAAAATAGCTGAAGCATTAGAAACGTGGAGGAAGCAGCATACCGATGAAGAATTTTCACAACTGGAAGCGCTACTGGACTTGTATGCTCAAACTCATACAATGGAGCTTACTTCAACCTTTACTTACGGATTTCGACTTGGAGCAGGCATTATGACCGAGGTGCTAACAGGGAAAGATGAGCTTGCTAGAAAACTAGGGACATGTCCTGAGAATTTAGCATAA
- a CDS encoding helix-turn-helix transcriptional regulator: MAKRVVVKIEKLTKGRKISLRELSRLSDVRHAALSELANGKRESISFAHIERIAEALNIRDIREIIDIMDTEE; the protein is encoded by the coding sequence ATGGCTAAGAGAGTAGTTGTGAAAATAGAGAAGTTAACCAAGGGGCGCAAAATCTCCCTTCGTGAATTATCGCGTTTATCCGATGTTCGCCATGCCGCATTAAGCGAGCTGGCTAATGGGAAGCGTGAGAGTATTAGCTTTGCCCATATCGAGCGAATTGCGGAAGCACTGAACATAAGAGATATTCGTGAAATTATTGATATAATGGACACAGAGGAATAA
- a CDS encoding PD-(D/E)XK nuclease family protein, producing MSTLFKRLHLLLSSKDRNQQEDYFTEIFAEVFEKEGLLQDFLYQLTTIHVASTNIHEITTQKTYGKQIDHVTDSRPDMMIRFAEGKQSHIIFIENKLGTGEGDQQLKRYADHLRNYEADGCRTHLIYITKAYDPKRETDILQNGNQATFHQIRWFQVYNWLQTQRSELIDIILAYMEEIGLNDSRRFLPQDMYVIQNMERIVRMMDACLDGPVEHAITKLFNRSTSWTNRFVQLKEEYRYMKQNDQGNFSAINYGFHQSEEDYPLISIMFQVNPKCPNRPAFIQAMKAFLEKNEGWSSQDIDDHTAWSMIYYDKSLLQFLSTDDHIESIQAFFIERLNELYKLKQQTPELEWKSKGSGAAD from the coding sequence ATGAGCACATTATTTAAGCGACTTCATCTCTTGCTGAGCAGCAAAGATCGCAATCAACAGGAGGATTATTTTACAGAGATTTTTGCGGAGGTGTTTGAAAAAGAAGGGCTGCTGCAAGATTTTTTATATCAACTAACAACGATTCATGTAGCTTCAACGAATATTCATGAAATCACTACTCAGAAAACATATGGGAAGCAGATCGACCATGTAACCGATAGCAGGCCTGACATGATGATACGTTTTGCAGAGGGCAAACAATCTCATATTATTTTTATTGAGAATAAGCTAGGCACTGGTGAGGGAGATCAGCAGTTGAAGCGTTATGCAGATCATTTGCGCAATTATGAGGCTGATGGCTGCCGTACGCATCTTATTTACATAACGAAAGCTTACGACCCCAAGCGAGAGACGGATATTTTACAAAATGGCAATCAGGCGACCTTTCATCAAATCCGTTGGTTTCAAGTTTATAACTGGCTGCAAACGCAGCGCAGCGAGCTTATTGATATAATTTTAGCGTATATGGAGGAGATCGGGTTGAATGACAGCAGGCGTTTTCTGCCGCAGGATATGTATGTGATTCAAAACATGGAGCGAATCGTTCGAATGATGGACGCATGTCTGGACGGTCCAGTGGAGCATGCGATAACTAAGCTTTTTAACCGCTCGACCTCATGGACAAACCGGTTCGTACAATTGAAGGAAGAATATCGCTATATGAAACAAAATGACCAAGGAAATTTCAGTGCGATTAACTATGGATTTCATCAGTCGGAAGAGGACTATCCGCTTATTTCTATTATGTTTCAAGTGAATCCTAAATGCCCTAATCGACCAGCCTTTATACAAGCCATGAAAGCTTTTTTAGAGAAAAATGAAGGCTGGTCTTCGCAAGATATCGACGATCATACCGCATGGTCAATGATTTATTACGACAAGAGCCTGCTGCAATTTTTATCAACAGATGATCATATCGAAAGTATTCAGGCATTTTTCATTGAACGATTGAATGAGCTGTACAAGCTAAAGCAGCAAACTCCGGAATTGGAGTGGAAATCCAAAGGCAGCGGAGCTGCTGACTAA
- a CDS encoding VOC family protein, with protein sequence MNRFAIGHVLIKTRQLQLAVKNFQQLGFTVTYRTDPSKTHNALIYLQDGSFLELFNPKPINLPDQLLRPLHPAVVNRFLYYLNSQEAMLVYFGQKAYRRASAG encoded by the coding sequence ATGAACCGCTTCGCGATCGGACATGTCTTAATCAAAACTAGGCAGCTGCAGCTGGCTGTGAAAAACTTTCAACAGCTCGGTTTCACCGTAACCTACCGCACTGATCCTTCCAAAACACATAATGCACTTATTTATTTGCAGGATGGCTCTTTTCTTGAGCTGTTCAATCCTAAGCCCATCAATCTTCCGGATCAGCTGCTTCGTCCCCTCCATCCAGCCGTGGTCAATCGTTTCCTCTATTATTTGAACAGTCAGGAAGCAATGCTCGTTTATTTTGGGCAAAAAGCATACCGTCGTGCTTCGGCTGGCTAA
- a CDS encoding helix-turn-helix domain-containing protein, translated as MRTIAQKAGMTTGAIYRYFPDKNALFAALVGPTADEIKHHFEKLAHFQMRMLELHNKIEEFAESSDSLLQVVDFIFNRFEVFNLLINRSAGSAWENYVDSLIELDLTSTQAYLEKMVQMKLLAQSPPPRHLAILVKQSYEQVLEIVASQMSREEALEYMQLLIPFLYAGWSTVLGKNT; from the coding sequence ATGCGCACGATCGCCCAGAAGGCGGGAATGACTACAGGCGCCATTTACCGCTATTTTCCCGATAAAAACGCGCTATTCGCCGCTTTAGTCGGTCCTACTGCCGATGAGATCAAGCACCATTTCGAGAAGCTGGCTCACTTTCAAATGAGGATGCTGGAGCTACATAACAAAATAGAGGAATTTGCAGAGTCTAGCGATAGCTTGCTTCAAGTCGTAGACTTCATTTTCAACCGATTCGAGGTGTTTAATTTATTAATCAATCGTTCAGCGGGCTCTGCGTGGGAAAACTATGTCGATTCCTTAATCGAGCTCGACCTTACCTCTACCCAAGCCTACCTTGAAAAAATGGTGCAAATGAAACTGCTGGCGCAAAGCCCTCCGCCTCGCCATCTTGCTATTCTTGTTAAGCAAAGCTATGAGCAGGTGCTGGAAATCGTAGCTTCGCAAATGAGCCGCGAGGAAGCGCTGGAATATATGCAGCTGTTGATTCCTTTTTTATATGCGGGATGGAGTACGGTTCTAGGAAAAAATACATAA
- a CDS encoding RAxF-45 family protein has protein sequence MNHELVNNRISQLPIAMAGIMHAFSANGISLSIFNHTDIPFARRRLP, from the coding sequence GTGAATCACGAATTGGTCAATAACCGAATTAGCCAGCTGCCGATTGCTATGGCTGGCATTATGCATGCATTTTCCGCGAACGGGATCAGTCTGTCCATTTTTAATCATACGGATATACCATTCGCGAGAAGACGCCTACCTTAA